GATCCGGTGGGATATAAGGAGCTTGTAATAACCTAAACTTGAACTATATCAGAAGTATACACCGAATTGGAACTTATGTAAATAAATTGTATCGGCAGGTAATGGGTCAGTTTGGATATAATGTCGCTTAGCAGTTGTCATAATTACCTATGCAAAACCCAGTTATTATGCTAATATTGTGACACATACGTATATATGGACGTCCAAAATTTAAGAGGGGTATGTACATGGAAGCAGAAAAGGTACAGATTAAAAAATTACCTTTCGAGTTACCTGAAAGTTTAAGAGCGGGCGTATATTCCAATGTTTTTTCTGTCACTATTACCAATGAATTTGTTGTGCTAGATTTTGGTAGTTCCATACCAGACGCTGGTAAGGTTGTTCCTGATAAAAATGTTGTTGTCTCAAGAGTAATTACTTCAAGAGAGGGTGCAGAAAAACTGGTTGGGCTGATAACTAAACTTATCAATCGAGTAGAATCCACTGATTCTGATAAAGTGAAAAAATGAAAGTTGACGCATTAAATGAATCCGCCTGGGTGACCGGATCAATCCGCACTGATAATTCAGCCGTAGCTGTAAAAGATGCAAAGTTAATATCTGGCGAGGTCGCAACAAGTTACACGCAAAGGATTGGACAACTTTCGGTGATAGGTGAACATGCGGGCTCAATTACCCAATTAAGATTGGAAAATAAAATATTACAAGAAAAACTGCAAATGATAGAGAATAGACTTTCCACTGTAGAATCACTAATACCCAAGGAAAAGATCGTGGTTATTAAGGATATTCCTTATGAAGATGCTAAAAAAGAGATAAAAAAGTTATTTCTCAAGGGTCAAACTCTTTATTATTCAGATATTTCTCAAGAATTAGGAATTAGTCTTCAGACTGTAGTTGAAATTTGTAACGCGTTACACAATAATGGGGAAATTGCGATTGATGGCTGAGCTAACAGGTATGGGTGATAGTCTTCGTGGAGAGAGAATAGCTGTTGAGGCGTCAGCTATAAGTAGCCCAATGGTTCAAAAACGTAGCGGTGCACATAAGGGGCAGTTTGCTACCCTTACTCGGAATGCTTACTGTGTAATAGAAATGCCATTGAAATGGGTTTTAAATAAGAGAGCAGAACTCAGTGAGTAAACAATGCCGAAGATGAAAGGTCTAAAGAAACGAACAGTAAAAGACATAAACCAACCCCTTTATCCCCTCAGGATATGTGGTTAGTTTAGGCTGGTTTAAAAAGAAAAGCTAATGCTATATAAAACACAGCCAACATAACCCATAAAATACCCAGTCCGATTAATTGAGACCCTAATTTATGAGTATTGCTCGGATTTTGTAATGCTTTACCTTGAAACCAAAAGGAAGCCCCTGCCACCGCCATTGTTACGGCTATTCCGATAATCCCCCACATTGTTGCACTCATGTTACCCTCCCAAATATTAAATCCCCTTTATCCCTAAAGGAGTATGGGGGCACTTTATGCCTTCGCGCCCTTTATTTTACCCTAAAAGGATAGTGGAGTAACTACCGTCCTCTTGCGAGATATTTAAGTATGTTTATCAGATTGGTGTTTGTCTTTTTAAGTGTTTCGTTTATATGATCCAAGTCGTTATCTAATTCACTCATCATATCATCTCCATTAGTTGCTATACTTACCAAAGAACACCGACCTTTACCTAAATCAAATATATGAAACCAAGCACATTCTTCTTCTAAACAATCAATTTCGTCTAATTTACTTGTTATAAAAAGCGGGCATTTCATATTCTATTTCCCCCCATATTAAAATCGAGGTGATTTTATGACAAATCAACTAGCATTTATAAAACCGTGGGAATATAAAGACAATCGATCAGGAGATCATATTCTCATCGGCGCATCTAATCTATATTCAATCTTAATAATAAATGATAGGCATTATTAATTCACAAAAGAAACCGGTGAATTTGACGGGACATCCTTTAATATTAAGGCTAGCTATAACCGTTGTCTTTCTCCCAATCCCTCGCCGCTTCTTCAGTAGTTCTTCGTCCCACTTGCTTAATATGCCCCTTAGGAGATTCTATTTGGTGTTCTTGTTCTCTCCTATCTAAATTATCTGTTATGCCGCCATGCATAATCTTGTTGCCAACCTTGAAAACGTACTTATACGTGTCTCTGGGTTTGTCTGCCATAACGCACCTCCCATCCGATGATTATTTAAGTATAACAGGAGTGTCAAACAAATATTCAAAATGATACACTACCCATCTGTCGATTAGGTTGATCATTTTATTGATCCAAGGTTATATGCGGTGGTCTTCGCGGATGATAACTCGTGGGCCTCCGCTCAAGCTGGTATTCCATTGCTTGGGCGGCTCGATCTTCTCCAGCCTGTCCAGTTGCCCGATACCCTTCAAGCGCTGGTAGATCAATTGCCAGGCGCAGGGACGGTCCGGCCTGACCTCGCAGCGATCCTCTCTTGAGCCTCCACAGGGACCATTGAGGAGATGCTTGGCGCAGCGGGTGACCGGGCAGATGCCGCCGTACTGGTGCAGTACGCAGGACCCGCACTGGGCGCATTTCTCGGTCCACATGCCCCTCTCCTCAAGTATGCCCAGGAACTTGGTGTTGAGCCCGGCGTAGACCGGCTTCTTGAGGAAGCGCTCGGCGATGGCCTGCACGCCGGCGCCGCAGCCCAGCGACAGCACCACGTCGGCCTTCTCGATGGCCTCGGCAGCCTGCTCGATAAAGATGTTGTCGCACTGTCGCTCGATGGTAAGCTCGCTGACTTTGTAGCCCAATCCCCTGGCCCGGGACGCAATGCGCAGAGCGGAGGCAATGATGCTGACCTCGCGCTCCCCACCGGCCAGGCACACCGTCACGCAAGTGCCACAACCCAGCACCAGTATTTTGGAGTCGTTGGGCAGCATATCGACAAGTTCATTTATACTCTTTCTCTCTGCGACTATCATAGCTTTGCCTCCTGGGGGGCGGATTGTTTTGCCTTATTTAATGGGCTGGGACCCAGCTTTACCACGGTCTCGGCCATCTCCTTTATATGCTCGATCAACTGACGAGCCCCGGCGGCGCTGACGTTGACCATTTTGAGCCTCTCCGGCTCAAGCCCGCTCTCAGCTAAAAATTTGCGGGAATAAGCCACGCGACGTTTGGCGATGAGGTTGCCCTCCTTGAAATGACAGCTCCCCTCCTCACATCCGGCCACCAGCACGCCGTCCGCGCCGTTCTCGAAGGCCCTGAGGAAATACTCGACCTCCAGCCTGCCAGTGCAGGGCGTACGCACGATGCGCACGTTGGATGGATACTGCAATCGCATGGAGCCGGCCAGGTCGGCCGCCGCATATGCGCAGTAGATGCAGCAGAAGGCCACTATGGTTGTTTCTTTTTCATTCATAGCACACCGCTCTTCTCCGGCAGCGCCGGCGCCGTTTCTTCTTTCATATCCTTAAATAGTTCGTCCAGCATGTCCTTGAACTGCTTTGAAACGAAGTGATTAAGCTGTATGGCGCAGGCGGGACACTCGGCGGCGCAGATGCCGCAGCCCATGCACTTGGCGGCGATTATCTCGGCCTTACGGTCGGCGTTCACCGTCGGCGCCCCGTAAGGACAGACCTTGGCGCAGGTCATGCACGAGATGCACTTGTCCTGGTCAACGCGTGAGACCTGCGCGCCCACCTCGAGATACGATTTGGAGAGCACGACCGAAGCGCGCGAGGCCGCGGCGCGCGCCTGCGAGATATTTTCGTCCAGGTGCTTGGGCGAATGCGCCAGGCCGCAGAGATAAATGCCCTCGGTGGCGAACTCCACCGGACGTAATTTAAGATGGGCCTCGACGAAGAAGCCGTCGGCATTGACCGGCACCTTCAACATGTCTGCCACACGCCGGTTGCCCTCAGCAGCATCAACGCCCGTGCTGAGCACGACGTTGTCCGCCTCGATCTCGATCGGTTCGGGGAGATCGGGACTCCTGAGGCTGACCTTCAGACCGTTCTCATTGCTGACTGCGGGCGGCGCATTCTGGTCATAACGTATAAATATGACGCCCGCCTCGCGCGCCTGCCTGTAATATTTCTCGCGGAACCCGTACGTGCGGATGTCGCGATACAGCACGTATATATTGGCGGACGGATCACTTTCCTTTATCTTGAGGGCGTTCTTGACCGCCATCGAGCAGCAGATGCGGCTGCAGTAGGCCCTTTCCTCGTTGCGCGAGCCGGCGCACTGCACCATCACCACGTTCTTGCCCGCCCAGGTCGAATCATCCCGGCTCAAACGCTTCTCCAGCTCAAGCTGAGTGATCACCCTGCCGTCCTTCCCGTACAAATATTCCCGGGCCGCGGCCGGCTCGGCGCCGGTGGCCACGATGATGGCGCCGCAGGAGACCTTGATGTCTTTGGCATCCTGGAAAATGGTCGCTTCGAACTGCCCAATAAAGCCGGATACGCCGGTCACGTCGGCGTTCAGATGCATGACGATGTTGGGACTCTCCTCCACCTGCCTGACCAGGCCGGCGACAAATGGTTGAATGTCCTCGTGCTCCAGCGTGTAATTCAAATCGAGCGCGTTGCCGCCCAGCCTGCCGGACTTCTCCACCAGGTGCACTTTGAAGCCCTGACCCGCCAGCGCCAGCGCGGCGGTCATGCCGCTCACGCCGCCGCCCATTACCAGGCCCGTCTGGTCCACGGCAAAGGTGGTGCCGGTCAGCGGCGCCAGCAGCCTGGCCCGCGCCACCGACATCTTCATAAGCTGTATGGCTTTATTTGTGGCCTGCTCCGGCTCGGCGGAGTGCACCCACGAGCACTGGTCCCTGATGTTGGCCAGCTCGAATAGATACGGGTTGAGGCCGGCCTCCCTCAGCGTCTCGCGGAAAATGGGCTCGTGCGTGCGCGGCGTGCAGGACGCCACCACCACACGGTTGAGACGGTGCTTGTGTATCATGTCATGTATGTTGTTGAGACTGGAATCGGCGCAGGTGTACATGGTGTGCGTGGCGAAGACCACGCCCGGCAATTGCGCTGCGGCCTGCGCTACCTTCTCAACGTCCACCACCGAGGCGATGTTCTTGCCGCAGTGGCAGACGAACACGCCGATCCTGGGCTGCTCGTCGGTTACATCGTGCTCCTCCGGGTAGACCGGTTTGCTGATCAATGAGTTGCGCGCCTCGGCCAGCAGCTCCATCGACAGCGAAGCCGCCGCGCTGGCCTGCGTCACGGTCTCGGGTATGTCCTTTGGCTCCTGGAAGGCCCCGGCCACGTACACACCGGGACGCGAGGTCTCAAGCGGCGATAGCCGGTCGGTGGAGCAGAACCCGTACTCGTTCAGATCGATGCCCAGGCGTAAGGCGGCCTCCCCGGCATCTTTGCCGGGCTGCATGCCCACCGAGAGCACGACCAGGTCGAACTCCTGCTCCTGCATTTCGCCATCGTCGGCATAATATTGCAAACGCAGGTCGCCCGTGCCCGGAACCTGCAGGACGCGCGAAGGCATGCTCCTGATGTAATTTATATTTCCGCTGCTCCTGGCGCGCTCGTAATACTGGTCGAAGTCCTTGCCGTGGGCGCGGATATCCATGTAGAAGATCGCGCACTGCAGCCCGGCCGCGTGGTCGGACGCCACCAGCGCCTGCTTGGTGGAGACCATGCAGCAGACCGAGGAGCAGTAGCCGCTGCCGCACTTCTCGTCGCGCGAACCCACGCACTGTATCCAGGCGATGCGATGCGCCTCTTTACCGTCGGAGCGCCGTACGACGCGACCCTCGAAGGGGCCGGAGGCCGACAGCATACGCTCGAACTGCACGCTGGTCAGGACGTTGGCATAGCGGCCGAAGCCGAACTCGCCCTTCTTCTCCGCCGGAAACTCCTCGAAGCCCGGCGCCAGTATGACCGAGCCCACCTCCAGTTTGACCTCGCGCTGCCCCATGTAATGGTCTATGGCGTTCTGCTCGCAGGCGCCCACGCACTCACGGCACTCGGAGCACAATGCGCAGTTTAAACAGCGCTCGCTCTCGGCCAGCGCAGCATCTTCACTCAGTCCACCCTCGGTCTCATCAAAATTGCCGCTCCGCTGAGCGGCTGGCAAATATTCCGGCACGGCCCGCGCGACCTTCCGCTTCCCGGAGATATCCGGCAGCAGGTCCTCGGGCAGCGGTCTTACCGTATCCTCGAAACGGCCGCCGCGCAGATCCTGGCTCTTCAAATAGCGGTCGATGGACTCCGCGGCCTTCTTGCCCGCGCCCACCGCCTGTATGATGGAAGCGGGTCCCGACACACTGTCGCCGCCGGCGAATATACCCGCCGCCGAGGTCTCAAACGTCACGGGATCGATCTTGAAGCAGCCGCGCTCGATGTCCAGCCCGGCGGCGCCGATGAAGCCTTTGTCCAGCGCCTGCCCGATGGCGATGATGACATGGTCGGCCTGTATCGTCCTCAGCTCCTTTTCATCGTAGGCCGGGCAGAAGCGCCCCTCGTTATCAAATACGCTGGCGCAGCGTTTCAATTCGATGCCGGTTACTGATCCCTCACCAAGTATGCGGCGCGGTCCCCAGCCGTTGGTCACCGTGATGCCTTCCGCAAGCGTGTCGGCGACCTCCTCCGGCAGGGCCGGCATCTCGTCCCTCTGCTCCAGCGCTACCATCTCCACGCTCTCCGCGCCCAGGCGCAACGCCGTGCGCGCCACATCCACGGCTACGTTGCCGCCGCCTATCACGACCGCCCTGCCGCTAACTTCAGGCGGATTACTCACATCGGCCGCCCGCCTGAGAAACTCCACACCGTAATCTATGCCCGCCAGGTTCTCGCCTTCCAGGCCCAGCCTTCGGCTGACCTGCACGCCCACGCCCACAAAGACCGCGTCATTGTCCTGCCTGATCTTGCCGAACTCGATTTCTTTGCCGATACGGCAACCGTATTTAAAGGCAACGCCTTTGCGGCGGATAAGCTCCACTTCATAATCGAGAATATTCTTGGGCAGGCGGTACCCGGGTATGCCCCAGCGCAGCATGCCGCCCGCGGCGGAAGACGCCTCGTAAACGGTAACGGCATAACCTCGATCAGCCAGGTCGGCGGCTGCCGTCAATCCGGCCGGTCCGGCCCCGATCACGGCCACCTTCTTCGCGCCCGGCGGGGGCGTCTTCTCCTCGGGCAGGGCTATCTGCCCGGACTCCACCAGCTCCATCTCACGGTCGGAGGCGAACTTTTTAAGCAGTCGTATTGCGACCGGCTCGTCCAGGTTGCCGCGCGTGCAGACGGCCTCGCAGGGATGGTTGCAGGCGCGCCCGCAGATGGCGGAAAGCGGGTTCCGCTCCCGTATCAGGTTGACCGCCTTCACGTACTCCTTCTTCTTGATCAGCTGTATGTAGCCCTGCACATTGATATTGGCCGGGCAGGCTACCTTGCAGGGCGCGTGTCCGTTTTTCAGTATGCCGAAGATGTTGGGCGTGGCCTGGGCGTAATGCTTGGCGATGGCCTTGCGCGTGCCCATCTCGCGATCAAAGTGGTTGGGCACGTCGACCGGACAGACATCGGTGCACTGCTCGCAGGCTGTGCACTTAGACTCGTCGACGTAGCGGGGATAGCGCCTGACCGTGGCGGTGAAGCTGCCCGGCTCGCCCTGCAGGTCGGCCAGCTCAGACAGGGTCAGTATCTCCACGTTGGGGTTGCGCGCGCATTCCACCAGCTTGGGCGACACTATGCAGGTGGCGCAGTCGCCGGTGGGGAATGTCTTGTCCAGGTGCGACATCATGCCGCCGATGGCGGCCAACCGCTCCACCAGGTAGACCTTGAAGCCCGACCCGGCCAGGTCCAGCGCCGCCTGTATGCCGGCGATGCCTCCGCCCTGCACCAGCACCGCGCCCGTCTTTTTCTTTATATCTTCACCCATATCACAGTTACCTTTTACGTTCCTTTTGAGCCCAGGGCCTGAAGCACCGCATCCGGCGGCGCCATCAACCTGTTCAATCCCAGCTCCCCGGGACCTATACCCAGGCATAACCCCAGTAATTGTGTTATGTAAACTATGGGCAGGCGGCCTTTTCCCGCACCGCCCTTCATCTCGTTCTGCCTGAGGTCGAGGCTGGCCTGGCACATGGGGCAGGCCACGGCGATGCAGTCGGCGCCTGAGGCCCTGCCCATATCTATAATAGAGTTCGACAGCCGCACCACCACATCGGTGCGCGTCAGGTTCAGTCCTCCCCCACAGCAGTCCACCTTGCAGGACCAGTCCACTCCTTCTCCACCCATGGCCTCCACCAGACGATCGAGCGACGTCGGGTTCTCCGCGTCGTCGAAGCCGGTGATGTCGTGGGGACGCACCAGCAGGCACCCGTAGTAGCTGGCGACCTTCAGGCCGTTGAGCGAGCGAGCCAGCCTTTTCTTCAGATTCGGAATGCCGACATCCTCCAGCAGCACCTCGATCAAATGCCGTACGGCCACCGACCCGTCGTAGGGTCTTCCCACAGCTGCGGCTACCTTGTTACGCATGTCCGGCGAGGACGACACCTCATGGTTGGCGGCTTTCATGCGGCTGTAACAGGCCGCGCAGGTCACCACCGTATCCAATCCCATCTCCTTCGCCAGCAGCAGGTTGGCGGCGGGCAGTGACGCGGCCAGCACGCGGTCGGTCTGGTGGGCGGCGGTCGCCCCGCAGCAGGACCAGCCGTCTATCTCGACCAGCTCGATGCCCAGCGCGCGCGCCACGGCCGTGGCCGATTCGTGCATGTCGCGCGCCGTGGAATGCGAGGAGCATCCCGGATAATATGCGTACTTCATTTCGTCTTACTCTTTACCCCGGCGGTATTTTCGAAGATGCGCCGCACGGTTTTTTTATCGGCGCCCGAGGGAGGAAGAATAGCCATCTTGCCCTTTCCCAGCATAGCGGGGAATTTCTCCGCATCGTCCATGATCTTGCCGCTGCCCAGCTTGTATCCCATAATCATGGACAGGTCGTAGGAGCGGCCGAAGATCTTCACATTCTGCAGGAACATGCGGTTGAAGAGAGGCATGTCTCCCTTCGGCGCCTTAATGCCTTTTGCGATGGAAAGGCTGCGCAGGGTGTCGATAACGGCGGGGAAGTTGATCTGCATGGGACAGCGGCCGTAGCAGGTCTCGCAGGACAGGCACATCCATACCAGCCCGCTTTGCAGCAGCTCGTCGCCGGCCCCCAAATGGAGGCGCCTGATAATCTCGGAGGGCGCCGATCCGGCCGGCCCCGCCACCGGACAGCCTGCAGAACACTTCCTGCACTGGTAGCAGGTGTCCAGTTTTACGCCGGACATCTCTTCCACCTGCGGCCTGATTCCGGCTGTTCGTCTCTTTTTGCTTATCACAATCGTCATATCAGTACACCATTACCCGTTACTATTCTCCGGTCGACACGGTCAGCAGTTCCGTCTCGGTGAGCGCCGCAGAATCCGACTTCTTGCCCAGTGCGGCGACCCTGACCGGGGCCACCTTGCGGTAGACCTCCGAGGGTTTGAGCAGCCGGCCGTCCACCGTCAGCAGGTCTTCGACCCTGATGCCGAAAAGCCGCTCGTTCTCCTGCAGGTACGGCAGGATCAGCTGCCAGTCTTCGTCCGTCATGCGGTAGAACCCGCAGCCGTTCAACTGCTGCCAGACGACCTGCTGGCGCGGATCGCGGATATAGATGGCGCCGCCCGAGGCCAGCGAAAAGAGGTTGCTTCCGGGATACGGCTCTTTAAGCGCCTGCAGGCGTCCCTCATCGTCGAAGGCCACGCCGTTGAGTATGACGAAGCCGCCGCCGTTAAATACGTCACCGGCCATGAATGACTCCCCCAGGAAATCGAGGCAGGTGCCGTTGATGACGACCCTGGGCCTGCCCACCGAATTGATGAGGGGCCTGCCGGCGGCGTTGCCCATGACGTAGACCGATCCACCCTTGGCGCCGTACATGAAAGTCTGGCCCACGTCGCCGTGAATGACCAGTACGCCGCTCTTGATGATCTGCCCCACCTGGTCCTGGGCATTGCCGTGCACGTTGATGGTCAGGCCGTCGATACCTGAGGCCAGGTAATCGCCGGAGCTGCCGTATACGTCGATGGTCGCATCGTCCGAGACGGGTCCCAGCCCGCAGCCGATGAAGCGCTGCCCGCTGCAGTTGTAGCTGATAAAGCGCCGCCATCCTATGTTGTAGGCGTCCATTAACAGGCTGGCATCGCTTCCCAGTCCTTCCGCATCGAATCCCCGCGCGTTGATCACCAGGACGGCCTCGCCGTTGCGGGGTGGCCGCAGCAG
This genomic window from Dehalococcoidia bacterium contains:
- a CDS encoding DUF3467 domain-containing protein, which gives rise to MEAEKVQIKKLPFELPESLRAGVYSNVFSVTITNEFVVLDFGSSIPDAGKVVPDKNVVVSRVITSREGAEKLVGLITKLINRVESTDSDKVKK
- a CDS encoding 4Fe-4S dicluster domain-containing protein, coding for MTIVISKKRRTAGIRPQVEEMSGVKLDTCYQCRKCSAGCPVAGPAGSAPSEIIRRLHLGAGDELLQSGLVWMCLSCETCYGRCPMQINFPAVIDTLRSLSIAKGIKAPKGDMPLFNRMFLQNVKIFGRSYDLSMIMGYKLGSGKIMDDAEKFPAMLGKGKMAILPPSGADKKTVRRIFENTAGVKSKTK
- a CDS encoding methylenetetrahydrofolate reductase C-terminal domain-containing protein, which gives rise to MIVAERKSINELVDMLPNDSKILVLGCGTCVTVCLAGGEREVSIIASALRIASRARGLGYKVSELTIERQCDNIFIEQAAEAIEKADVVLSLGCGAGVQAIAERFLKKPVYAGLNTKFLGILEERGMWTEKCAQCGSCVLHQYGGICPVTRCAKHLLNGPCGGSREDRCEVRPDRPCAWQLIYQRLKGIGQLDRLEKIEPPKQWNTSLSGGPRVIIREDHRI
- a CDS encoding FAD-dependent oxidoreductase, with amino-acid sequence MGEDIKKKTGAVLVQGGGIAGIQAALDLAGSGFKVYLVERLAAIGGMMSHLDKTFPTGDCATCIVSPKLVECARNPNVEILTLSELADLQGEPGSFTATVRRYPRYVDESKCTACEQCTDVCPVDVPNHFDREMGTRKAIAKHYAQATPNIFGILKNGHAPCKVACPANINVQGYIQLIKKKEYVKAVNLIRERNPLSAICGRACNHPCEAVCTRGNLDEPVAIRLLKKFASDREMELVESGQIALPEEKTPPPGAKKVAVIGAGPAGLTAAADLADRGYAVTVYEASSAAGGMLRWGIPGYRLPKNILDYEVELIRRKGVAFKYGCRIGKEIEFGKIRQDNDAVFVGVGVQVSRRLGLEGENLAGIDYGVEFLRRAADVSNPPEVSGRAVVIGGGNVAVDVARTALRLGAESVEMVALEQRDEMPALPEEVADTLAEGITVTNGWGPRRILGEGSVTGIELKRCASVFDNEGRFCPAYDEKELRTIQADHVIIAIGQALDKGFIGAAGLDIERGCFKIDPVTFETSAAGIFAGGDSVSGPASIIQAVGAGKKAAESIDRYLKSQDLRGGRFEDTVRPLPEDLLPDISGKRKVARAVPEYLPAAQRSGNFDETEGGLSEDAALAESERCLNCALCSECRECVGACEQNAIDHYMGQREVKLEVGSVILAPGFEEFPAEKKGEFGFGRYANVLTSVQFERMLSASGPFEGRVVRRSDGKEAHRIAWIQCVGSRDEKCGSGYCSSVCCMVSTKQALVASDHAAGLQCAIFYMDIRAHGKDFDQYYERARSSGNINYIRSMPSRVLQVPGTGDLRLQYYADDGEMQEQEFDLVVLSVGMQPGKDAGEAALRLGIDLNEYGFCSTDRLSPLETSRPGVYVAGAFQEPKDIPETVTQASAAASLSMELLAEARNSLISKPVYPEEHDVTDEQPRIGVFVCHCGKNIASVVDVEKVAQAAAQLPGVVFATHTMYTCADSSLNNIHDMIHKHRLNRVVVASCTPRTHEPIFRETLREAGLNPYLFELANIRDQCSWVHSAEPEQATNKAIQLMKMSVARARLLAPLTGTTFAVDQTGLVMGGGVSGMTAALALAGQGFKVHLVEKSGRLGGNALDLNYTLEHEDIQPFVAGLVRQVEESPNIVMHLNADVTGVSGFIGQFEATIFQDAKDIKVSCGAIIVATGAEPAAAREYLYGKDGRVITQLELEKRLSRDDSTWAGKNVVMVQCAGSRNEERAYCSRICCSMAVKNALKIKESDPSANIYVLYRDIRTYGFREKYYRQAREAGVIFIRYDQNAPPAVSNENGLKVSLRSPDLPEPIEIEADNVVLSTGVDAAEGNRRVADMLKVPVNADGFFVEAHLKLRPVEFATEGIYLCGLAHSPKHLDENISQARAAASRASVVLSKSYLEVGAQVSRVDQDKCISCMTCAKVCPYGAPTVNADRKAEIIAAKCMGCGICAAECPACAIQLNHFVSKQFKDMLDELFKDMKEETAPALPEKSGVL
- a CDS encoding CoB--CoM heterodisulfide reductase iron-sulfur subunit B family protein, whose translation is MKYAYYPGCSSHSTARDMHESATAVARALGIELVEIDGWSCCGATAAHQTDRVLAASLPAANLLLAKEMGLDTVVTCAACYSRMKAANHEVSSSPDMRNKVAAAVGRPYDGSVAVRHLIEVLLEDVGIPNLKKRLARSLNGLKVASYYGCLLVRPHDITGFDDAENPTSLDRLVEAMGGEGVDWSCKVDCCGGGLNLTRTDVVVRLSNSIIDMGRASGADCIAVACPMCQASLDLRQNEMKGGAGKGRLPIVYITQLLGLCLGIGPGELGLNRLMAPPDAVLQALGSKGT
- a CDS encoding hydrogenase iron-sulfur subunit; translated protein: MNEKETTIVAFCCIYCAYAAADLAGSMRLQYPSNVRIVRTPCTGRLEVEYFLRAFENGADGVLVAGCEEGSCHFKEGNLIAKRRVAYSRKFLAESGLEPERLKMVNVSAAGARQLIEHIKEMAETVVKLGPSPLNKAKQSAPQEAKL